The genomic segment CGGGGATCAGGCCGATGTATTTCTTGGCCAGAATGGCCTTGGTGGGGTGATTGCGAAATTGGCTCCAGCGGGCCTGCATCTTCTTGATGGCGGTTTCGATCCGGTGCAGATCCGTCTCGGGCGGATCCACCGCAAGCTCCAGCAGCAAATAAAAATTTTCCCGCTCCATAGACTGCCTCTGTTTCAACTTCGCTCACTCAGCCGGCCGCTCCGGGGTTGCCGGTTGTCACAAGATAAAAACAAGCCCCGCCGTGCCCCCCCGGTGATGGTCGCGGCTTTAATAGACCACCAGGCTCTGGCTGCGCATCTTGGCCGCTGCCAGCTCCTCGCCCTGGATGACGGAGGCGGTCTCGATGGAGGCGTCCACCTGGCGGCCCTCGGTGGATTCCACCGCCTTGATCTTCAAGCGCCCCTCCTTGTTCAGATTGAAGGAGATATCCACGGGGGTGTCGGCGGCCAGGCCGCGCGGAAGCCGCATAACGGCCGTGCCGATTTCGATGGCATACTCCGGCGGGATGCTCTTTTCACTGGTCTCGGCCTCCATGATGCGAATCAGGACCGTTTCCTGGTCATCCACCGCGGTGAAGAACCGTTTGGCAGCCTCCACCGGCACACCGGTGTTGCGCAAAATCACGCTGTAGACGATCTCCTCGTTTTGGGCGTTGTTGACGACGATGCCGAAGCTCTTGCTGGTGACGTCCTTTACCTTGACCAGCGAACTTTTGACCGACGGCAGGGTGTAGCCCTCTTCGTCGGCTATCTCCTGGGCGGCCGCTTCGACCTCTTCGGGGTTGAGTGCGACATCCCCTTGCAGTTCCTCCACCTTGCGATTGGTTTTGGCCGCAATGCGGCGCACCAGACCATCGTTCAGGGAGAGTTTCCAGCCGAAAATCGCCGCCCCCTTGGCCACCGCCTCATCCGGATCGAAGATCTTGGGTTCTTTGCCGAACTCTTGCTGGATACGCGCGGCGACCTGGGGCATTCGGGTGGAGCCGCCGACGAGGATGATCTCATCAAAATTATTATAACCTTTTTTCTTGGCCTCCTCCAGCATCTCATGGGTCAGATGGACGGTGCGCTCCAGCAGATCCGAAGTGATCTCCTCGAACTTGCTGCGCTGCAGCTCGACTTTGACCCGCTCACCGCCGTGGGTGATTGAAATAGGCGTTTTTTCTCGCTGAGAAAGAACCTTTTTGGCTTTTTCAGCGGAAAGCTGCAGGTCCTGACAGGTGTCCGGGTCCTCCAGGATTTCCTCATCGCTGCCGGTCTGGCTCTGAAATTCCTGTACCAGGTAGGCCACGATACGATCGTCCCAGTCCTTGCCGCCGAGGTTGTGATCGCCACCGGTGCAGATCACCTGGATGGCGTCGGGCTGGATATCGATCAGGGTGATATCGAAGGTGCCGCCGCCAAGGTCATAGACCATCACCACCCGTTTGTCGGAAATCGCAACAGTGCCATAGGCGATGGCCGCCGCGGTGGGTTCGTTGATGATCTGGCGGACATTGAAGCCCGCAATCTCACCGGCCATGCGGGTGGCTTCGCGTTCGTTGATACCGAAATAGGCCGGGCAGGTGATGACCACGTCGGTGATCTTCGACCCCAGGCTCTGCTCGGCGTCCTGGGCGACCTTGCGCAGGATGTAACTGGAAATTTCCTCGGCGCGATAGGTCTTGTCGTCGTAGCTGAACAGATAGTCAGGTTCACCCATGGAGCGTTTGATGAAGCTGACCACCTCATTGGGGTAGATCTTGCTGCTTTCCTTGGCCACGTCGCCGACGACGATATTGCCCCCGTCGAAAAACACAACGGAGGGGGTAACCCGCTGGTTTTCGGCATTGGGCACCACCACCGCCTTGCCGTACTCGTCCACATAGGCGATGGAGGTATAGGTGGTGCCGAGGTCGATCCCGAAAATCCT from the Desulfobacteraceae bacterium genome contains:
- a CDS encoding Hsp70 family protein — translated: MSDQMKRIFGIDLGTTYTSIAYVDEYGKAVVVPNAENQRVTPSVVFFDGGNIVVGDVAKESSKIYPNEVVSFIKRSMGEPDYLFSYDDKTYRAEEISSYILRKVAQDAEQSLGSKITDVVITCPAYFGINEREATRMAGEIAGFNVRQIINEPTAAAIAYGTVAISDKRVVMVYDLGGGTFDITLIDIQPDAIQVICTGGDHNLGGKDWDDRIVAYLVQEFQSQTGSDEEILEDPDTCQDLQLSAEKAKKVLSQREKTPISITHGGERVKVELQRSKFEEITSDLLERTVHLTHEMLEEAKKKGYNNFDEIILVGGSTRMPQVAARIQQEFGKEPKIFDPDEAVAKGAAIFGWKLSLNDGLVRRIAAKTNRKVEELQGDVALNPEEVEAAAQEIADEEGYTLPSVKSSLVKVKDVTSKSFGIVVNNAQNEEIVYSVILRNTGVPVEAAKRFFTAVDDQETVLIRIMEAETSEKSIPPEYAIEIGTAVMRLPRGLAADTPVDISFNLNKEGRLKIKAVESTEGRQVDASIETASVIQGEELAAAKMRSQSLVVY